In Edaphobacter aggregans, the sequence ACCCGAAAAAGTTCCCGCCATCCAGAAGCACATCATTCGTCGCGCAGCCGAGTATCGCAAGCCTGTCATCACAGCTACGCAGATGCTCGAGTCGATGATTGAGAACCCGCGCCCCACTCGTGCCGAGGCCTCTGACGTCGCCAACGCCATCTACGACGGCACCGACTCCGTCATGCTCTCCGCCGAAACCGCCGCCGGCAAGTACCCGGTCGAAGCGGTCACCATGATGGCCAAGATCGTCGCCGAGACCGAGCAGCAAATCCGCCTCGATCCGCCAGCTTCGCTCGCCCATCATCCCAGCGTTCGCCTCTCCATCGCCGAGACCATCTGCGAGTGCATGGCGCACGCCGCAGACGATCTCGACGTTGCTGCCATCGCCATCTTCACCGAGACCGGCAGCACCGCACGCCTGCTCTCCAAGTACCACCCCGATCCGCCGATCATCGCTCTCTCGCCCTTTGAGGCGGTCATCAACCGTTCCATGCTGCTCTGGGGCACCTACCCCATCCTCTGCGACCGCTTCCAGGACACAGACATGCTGGTCAACATGGCCGAAGATCTCCTCGAAGCCCACGGCCACGTCCAGCAGCGCCAGATCGTCGGTATCGTAGCCGGAACCCGCACCAAATCCGGTGCCACCAACTTCATGCGCCTCCACATGGTCGGCGACCGTGACACTGACCCTCCGACCCCGAAGCCCAAGGCGAAGAAGAAAGTGGCCAAAGCAAAAAAACGTTGATCACCGCGATAGAAACCTCCGAACCGAAAACCGTCCCAATCCGGGGCGGTTTTTTCGTCTTATCTGCTCGAACCGCGTATGAATGGCTTGTGAATACGCATGGTTCGCGTTACCCTGTGGCCATCTGAGCATTCTGTACTCGGCCTTCCAACATACAACCTGCTTATACGCGCCTCAGGAGCCAATCATGTCACAGCTGTTGAACGACCCAGCCGCTTGTAGCCTCCTAACCCGCCGCTCCTTCCTCCGCTCCGCCACGGCAACCCTCGCCGCTGCGCCCATCCTGACTGAAGCGCACTTCGCCCTTGCCGCCGCCCGCGAAGCAGGAGTGCCCGAGTTCACCATGCAGGGCATCTACCTCGATGCCAACGAGAATCCCCTCGGCCCCTGCGAACACGCTCGCAAAGCCATCGCCGACATCATCCCCAACGGCGGCCGCTACGCCCCACCGCTCTACTTCGATCTCATGAAGCTCTACGCCGAGCAGATGGGCGTCCCCGTCGACTACGTCATGGTCTACGACGGCTCCAGCCCGCCGCTCCACTACTCCGTGCTCGCCTTCACTTCAGCCACGCGAAGCCTCGTCTGTGCCAACCCCACCTACGAAGCAGCGCAGCGCGCCGCCGAGATCAATCGGGCTACCGTCCATGCTGTTCCGCTGGCCAAGGACCACTCGCACGACGTTGAGGCCATGCTCAAAGCAGACAACAACCCCGGCGTGATCTATATCTGCAATCCGAACAACCCCACCGGCACCATCACCAGCAAAGAGCAGATCGACTACGCCGTCGCCAAAAAGCACGGCGACACCATCATCCTCGTCGACGAGGCATACATTCATCTGTCGGATGCGACCTCGGCCATCGATCACGTCAAAGCCGGCAAGGACGTCGTCATCTTGCGCACGTTCTCGAAGATCTACGGTCTGGCGGGCATCCGCTGCGGCTTTGCCATCGGTCGCCCAGAGCTCCTCAAGAAGCTTCTTGACTACGGCCAGTCGCCGATGCCGATCACCGGCATGATCGCCGCCCAGGCCAGCCTCCTGGACACGCAGCTTGTGCCCACGCGTAAGAAGCTCATCGCTGATACGCGCAACAACACCTTCGCGTGGCTCAAGCAGAACGACTACTCCTTCATCCCGTCGCAGAGCAACTGCTTCATGATCGACGTCAAGCGCCCCGGCGTGCAGATTCGCCAGCTCATGGCACAGGACGGCGTTCACATTGGACGCAGCTGGTCGGTCTGGCCCACCTACGTCCGCGTCACCGTTGGCCTGCCCTCAGAGATGGACGCCTTCAAGACCTCTTTCAAGAAGGCGATGGACACACCGGCGACAGCCTTCAACGAAGACCTCCGGGCCAGGCGCAACCGCGACGGTCTCTTCGCTTAGAATTCAGGGACGCTCCACCATCAGGAGCGTCCCTGCCTTCTCTGCAAATTATCTTCCGATCATCTTCGATCGTGTCCTCTAGAAGCGCTTGAAAGCAACCTCGATCTTCAGGCCCACGGGGACCGGCTTACCGCCGAACATGGCAGGTTCGAACCTGTACTGTTTCACGGCGTCAAGGGCGCTTTGGTCAAAGTCCGAACCGAGCGATCGAACGACTTTCAACTGCTCAGGCGAACCCGACGCGTTCACGACGAACGAGATGAGGCAGCTGCCGGAGAAATTTTTCTCCGTATGTCCGGGGGGAAATTCAGGCTCAGTCGAGAACACCAGCTTAGGAGCCGACACTCCTCCGCCAACATGGTAAATAGCGTCTGCGTTGATCTCCTTCCCGGGGGTGGTCGTTTCGTTGGAAACCCGCTCCGCCATCCAGGTCTTCAGATTCTTGGGACGGTCCGGCTCGGCGATAAAAAACTCGGCTTTATCCGGCCCCGCCAGAGTCATAATCCAATCGTCGGAGTGCTGCTTATCTCTCGGGTCCTGCACCACGATATGCAGCACCCTCCCTGCGAAGAAAGTGCGCGCGATCGGAGAGATTCCAGGCTCAAGGGCTGCATCCATCGTGCCATCTGCGTCATTTATGAGGAAGGCATTCGTCATGTAGCCAGAGAAGTGGTCTCCCTCCGGCACCAGCACCATCGTGATGAACGGCTTGCCCTTGAACATCCAATGCCACGTTCCGGCAAAAGGCTTCAACTCCTCGGAGACAATAGCCGCAGGCTGAAAATTGAACGCGGAAGCTGCAAGGCAAGACGCTCCAAAGAGCATAGAACAGCAGGTTACGATCATCACCGTTGCGAGCCTGCTGAGGCGAGGTCCTCGATCGATCAGCGTAATCACTCGTTTCTCGAGATTGTGACCCTCAAAGATTCCCAGTGCCGGTGCAGGAGCGGACGCCGATGAAAGAGATTCCGCAATCCGTATCAGGGAACGGGCATAGACCGCCGTATTGCCAAGCTCGTTCGCTGCCAACTCATCGCATACCAGTTCACGCGAGTCCGCGATGCGAGACCGCAGCATACGAGTCATAGGATGGTAAACGATAGGAATCGCCAGCACTTCATACAAGATGTTCCAGAGAAAGTCGCATCTCTGAATATGAGCCGACTCATGCGCAAAAATGGCGGCAAACTCGTGTTCCGATGCAGTCAAAAGCAAACCAGATGGCAGCAACACCACTGGTCGTTTTGCGCCCAGAGTGGCCGGCGTCGCTATCTGATTAGAGATCAGCAGAGACGATTTGGTGAGTCCAAAGCGCGCCTGCGATGTCTTCCATAGCTCATCGATGGCGTCGGGTAGCACGGCCGTTCGTCCGCCACGAACGATTGTCAGGGTGCGCCGCCATCCCCACGCCAAACTAGCCATGCGGTAAAGAACGAAACCCATCCAGATCAGGATCACTGCATTCGCCGCACTAGCTGCAAACCAGCTTGAGCTTTGGTGAGCACCGAAGGAACTCACGGCGCTCTCGCCATCCAGAAACAGGGTCATCGTCGGAGCAGCCTTCGAGCGCAGATGTCCTGAAGCAGGATGAGCCAGGAAGGTAAACCATCCGCTGGCACTCGCGAGCGGCAGCAGAAACGCCGCGACCAGCGCCGCAACCCACAGGCGATGCTGGATGGAAAAGCTCCCTTTACGCAGCAACGCCATACAACCAACTGCGACGATTGCCACCAACGGCACCTGCCAGATCGAATTCAAAATGTAGGTCAGCACAAAGCGATGAAGGTCACTCATGGTTCTTCTCCTTTTGTTGCCGGGCTTCTTCGCGCGTCAGTCGTTCAGTCAGCTCGGCAAGTTTCTCCGGGCTCAGTTGACGATCTTTGAGTAGATTCATGAGCAGCGCGTCGACAGACCCGCCGAACATACGATCCAGCATGTCTCTCACTGCATGGCGGCTCGCAGCTTCGTGGGTCACAACAGCCTTGTATTCGTAGGCTCTCCCGCGAAGCCTGCGTCGCACCTTCTTCTTGCGTTCGAGAACATTCAGCATGGTCTGCACCGTGGTGTACGCGAGCGGTGGATCGCTGTTCAATGCCTCCTGCACCGTCTGAACATTACTCGGCCCGTTCGCCCAGAGCACCTGCATGATCTGGAGTTCAAGCTGAGTCAGCAGATCGGATGGCCCTTTTCGTTCCGCCATGAGTCCTCCTAATGAATTAGGAGATTAGGCCACAGTTATACGTCTGTCAACTACTAAATAATTAGGAATAAATTTAAAAATGAAACCGGAGCATCCATACGCTCAGCCTGCCATGTGTATGCTCCGGTTTGTAAGCCTAGGCCGCCCCCTCAAATGCAGCCTGCTGCTGATTCATCTCCGTAGCATCTGCCGCATGATCCATCACAATCACCCGATACCGAAACGTCGCGCTCTGACCCTTCTCGATCGTGTAGTCCAACTGTGCCGCCTTCGGATCGAAGATCTTCTGCCCCAGCGGATTCGCCGCGAACAACCCATATCCACGCGCATGCCAATACGTCGGATAATTCGGATTCTTCGTATGGTCGAGAATCGCAATGCTCTCCACATGACCATCAGCATCGGTGCCGGTCAACTCGCACCACTTCCCGCGCGTCGACCAGACAGCGTCGCCCTTCTTGCCTTCGCTCGTTAGATAAACTCCCGTCGCTCCAGCTGTTCCACTCGCAACAGGAGTAGGCCGGCCACTAGCATCGGCAAACGTCCCGCCCTTCTCCGTAGCCGACTCCAAAAAGTGAGCCACACGAATCCCCAGCAGTCCCTCCTTGTCATCGTGGAAGACAACCTTGTCCAGCGCTGTCAGCGTGACCTCAGTATCGATATACCGGGCATCGCCCTTCTGCCAGAACACATACTTCGTCGTCTGCTTCAGCACATCCTTGCCGCTGCCCGCAGTCCACAGGGACTCGACCTCAAGCTCGCCCTTAGCACCACTCTTCGCAGAGACGATCTTCTGGTGATGGATCGACCCCATCTTCCCACGATCCTCTGGCTTGATCGCGTCCGAGTTGTTCCAGAAGTCGAACCCGTCCACATTGCCGTAGTTGAACCACATCCCCGCATGATGCGGATGATCCACCCGCTCCCCATCCCGCGGAGCCAGCGGATACCCACGCGTCACCGTCACGCCATCCGCCGCAATCAGCGGATAGAGCACCGGCTTCTTCAGCGTCGAGGGCCACACGTACGAAGTAAAGGGCTTCCCGTCGATCGTGATGTCGACTCGCTGATGGCTCTCATCAGCCACCACCTGGACGCCCTTCGCCGCCGCATTCGCTACACTCATTGCACTCATGACCAGCGCACAGCCAAGCAGCAACCTACGCATAGACCTTGCCCCCAACCATCACCTGCTGCGTCTTATCGTTGAAGGTTACCTTCTGCCCGGTCTGGATCGCCGCAATGTTCATGCACAGCGCGACAGAGTGGCTATATCCTGCGTCAACACTGGCGTTAGGTGTCTTGCGCGAGCGGACGCACTCCATCCAGTTGCGCATGTTGGCCGAGGTCTGATTATCTGCTCCCGTATTAGCCGAAGTGGACGTCTCTTCTACCGCCTTGCTCAGCGAAAAAGGTTCCAACAGGTTAGCTTCCATCTTCATCTCGGCCGCCGACTTCGCCGTCAAACCGCCCGTCGGAGTCACCGTCTGCTTATCCATATCCAGCATTCCTGCGTTCGAGTAGTACAACTCCTTCACCCCGCCCGCAGAGTTCGTAAACCGCGACGAATACTGCACCTGGAAGCCTTTCGTCAGATCATCCTCCGGGCCGTAGTCGAAGACTGCCGTCATGGTATCCCAGTTCTTGCGGCCGTCATGCCAGAGATAGTTGCCCCCATTCGCGACTACGCTGCGTGGATGCGGATACCCACTGAACCAGTGCACCGTATCAATCTGGTGCACCAGCCACTGGTCCGGAATTCCCGACGAGTAAGGCCAGAACAGCCGGAACTCAAGATATTTCCGTGCATCGAACGGCTCATGGGGAAGGTCCAGCAGGTAACGCTTCCAATCAGTGTCTTCCTCTTTAAGCAGAGGCACCACATCCGGACGCCGCCACCGTCCCGGCTGGTTCACGTTCCACGTCATCTCCACCATTACGATGTCGCCGAACTTGCCCGACTTGATGTACTCGTATGCCTTCTGATAACTCGGAGTGCTCCTCCGTTGCGTTCCAATCTGCACCACCTGTTTGCTGGCATGAACCGTATCGCGAATTGCCCGCGCGTCCTTCATCGTGTGCGCCAGCGGCTTCTCGACATAGGCGTCGCGTCCCGCCTTCACTGCCTCCACGCCATGCTGCGCATGCTGAAAGTCCGCCGTAGCAATCAGCACCGCATCCACATCATTGCGGGCGTACAGTTCGTCATTGTTCCGAACCGTATCGACCTTTGTGCCGCATATTTTCTGGATATACGCCACGCCATCCTCGCGCCGTTTATTCCACAAGTCCGAGATCGCCACGAACTCAAAGTTCATCTCCTTGGCATGTATATGGAACGAGGGAATCAGGGCCTGCTTCATCCGATCGCCGCACCCCACCACACCGACGCGAACGCGATCGTTGGCTCCCACAATCTTTGCGTAGCTCGTTGCATTCCAAGTCGCAACTGTACCCGCGACCGCCGCGCCTATCTTCACAAACTCCCGCCGACTCTTATCCTGCAGTGCCATCAATTCCTCCCGCGTACATTGCTTTCATGTGCGACCGCAGTCCTTCACCGCCGAAAATCAGGACTATCTGGTGGCGTGCGAAAGTGTACAGAATCCGCAAGAGGTCTGGCCACTAAAAGAAGAATTCGATCGATAATCGAACGGCCATGATCGGCGCTAAAGCCCTTGCGACTCAAATAGAGGTGATATTAGAGGCTTTATGCCTGCCATAAACTCCGAACAAGCAACTAATCCCACGAATGGTATATCCATTCCTCACCGGCTCGCGACGAATGATTTAGTGCCGCTTGAAATACTGAATCGCCCGCTCATGCTGCTCTGCCTTCTCGCGGCTAGCAAACGTCCCCAGATTCTTCCGTTTCCCCGTCTTCGGATCCACATGACGCGAATAAATTCGGAACTCGCCCGTCTTCAATTTACGAATCATCACCATTCTCCTCGTCCGTTTAAGATGCCTGCGGTTTGGCCCTCGTTTTCCGCACATCCTCTGGCCATACAATCGACCCTATGGGCCGCATCCGTATCCTCTCCGACCTGGTAGCCAACCAGATCGCTGCCGGCGAAGTCGTCGAGCGTCCCGCCTCCGTCGTCAAAGAGCTCCTCGAAAACTCCCTTGACGCCGGAGCCACCCGCATCCGCATCGAGGTCGAAGCCGGAGGCCGCAAGCTGATCCGCATCGCCGACAACGGCCACGGCATGGTCAAGGACGACGCCCTCCTCGCCTTCGAACGCCACGCCACCAGCAAGCTCCGCACCTCCGACGACCTCCTCTCCATTGCCACGCTAGGCTTCCGCGGCGAAGCCCTCCCATCCATCGCCTCTGTCTCCCGCCTCACCCTCGAGACGCGCTCCTCCGAAGACGACTCCGGCACCGTAGTCGAGATCGCCGGCGGCAACATCCTCCGCGTCGAAGACGCCGGTCTCCCCACCGGAACCACGATCACCATCCGCGACCTCTTCTTCAACACTCCCGCTCGCCGCAAATTCCTCAAGTCCGAGCAGACAGAGCTCTCCCACATCGCCGCCCTCGTCACCCACTACGCCCTCGCTCACCCGACAAAACACTTCGAGCTGCACTCTGCGACGCAAGCCTTGCTCATCGCACCCGCTGTACCCAACGCAGCTGACCGCCTCTTCCAGATCTTCGGCAAAGACACCTCCAACTTCATGCTCCCCACCGCCGCCGAGCTCGACTTCACCCGCGCCGGTCTGCCCGAGCCGCCCCCCTGGAAACGCGAGATCGACTACACCCCGCCCGACCCCGGCTACCTCCGCATCACCGGCTTCGTCTCCAAGCCCGAACTGCAAAAACTCAACCGCAACGCCATCTACGTCTTCGTCAACCAGCGCCTCGTCCGCGACAAACTCATCCTCCACGCCCTCACCGAGGCCTACCGCAACATCATCCCGCCCACATCGTTCCCGGTAGTCCTTCTCTTTCTCGAGATGCCCCCGCAAGAGGTCGACGTCAACGTCCACCCTGCGAAGACCGAAGTCCGTTTCCGTCAATCCGCCTTCGTCCATGACTTCGTCCGCGACACCGTCCGCACCGTTCTCATGCAGGCTCGCCCTGCCGCCAGTTTCGCCACCGCCCTCAACAGTCCCCACGGCCCCGAAAGCTCGCTCCTAATCGACGTAAGCCCCCTACCCGGCGGCCCCGAACCACCCATCTTCGATCCCACCCGCGAGGCTGTCAGTTTCGACTCCGCTGATGCAACCGATACGGCTCAATGGGAGCCAACAAGCTCAGGCATCACCACTAAATCCCCTGGTCTCACCCTGGCCGCCCCGATGGTCCCCCCGTCCCCCGGACGCTTCGCCTTCCCCGGCCACTCCATCCCCGTAGGCTACGACACTACCGAGCCCACCTACGAACCCGCCACCCCACAACAAGCCGACACACTCTACGCGCTCACCACCCTCAAGCCTCTCGGCCAACTTCGAGACTCTTTCATCCTCGCCACCAACGAAGAAGGCCTCTGGATCATCGATCAGCACGTAGCCCACGAGCGCATCCTCTTCGAAAAAGTCCTACGCGAGCGCGACACAGAACAGGTCCAGCGCCAGCGACTCCTCATGCCCCTGCTCATCGATCTCCTCCCCGCCCAGATGATCACCTTCGCCGAGATCGCCGAAGAGCTCGAGCGCAACGGCTTCGAAGCCGAACCCTTCGGTCCCCGAACCCTCGCCATCAAAGCCGCACCCGTAGGCCTCGAAGGCACTGAACTCGAACGCATGCTCGAAGAGGTCCTGGCCGTCCCCGACCGCAACCAGCAAACCGAAAACTCCGAAGCCCGCCGCCGCCGCATCGCCGCCAGCATCGCCTGCCACGCCGCCATCAAAATCAACCAGCCCCTCGACGCCGCCAAGATCGACTGGCTCCTCAAAGAATTAGCCAAAACCGAACACCCCACCGCCTGCCCCCACGGCCGCCCCATCGCCCTCCGCTACTCCCACAAAGACATAGCCAAAGCCTTCCAGAGAATCTAATGTCTTTGCATTCTGTGTGAAATCAGCTCTCTGCTGGTACCCGTCTTCCGCAGCACCTTGGAAAGCGGTATGCTGACCTCGGAAAACGTCGCAGCAAGACAGATCCTACGGGCCTTGTTCAGAGATGACACGTGTCCTGGAGGTTTTATGCGCTCTTCCTTCCGCTCAGTTCTGCTTGTTGTGGGGCTTGTCCTTTCGGCCTCATGCTTCGTCCACGCTGATACGATCACCATCTCCTTCTCGGAATACGCGACGGGGACAGTGGGAGGTCAATCCTTTACCAATCAACTCCTGACTTATAGCGGCTCGTTTACTACGGTGCAGTTGGCAGCCTGTCAGGTCGATCCCTCATTCAACTGCGTAGAGGCCCCAGGCGAAATCTTCTTCGAGCTTATGAACGGTTTGACGACAACGTTTACTGTTGGAGGCCTAGGGACTTTCACGGGTACTGGTCGGGACGACGTTGATTTTGACTACTCCGGCAGCCTGACCAGCATCGCGCCTCGGTTTGGAGGGGACTTCGACCATTTCCTCGTCATACCGACGACGCCGTCATTTCTCGGTAGCACCTGCGTTATGAATTTCCCGCCCTTTTACTGTCCTATCTATGCCGCTACTTCAGGGGGCGATCTGATCCTCACTTCTGTCGGCGATACCTACTCCACCGAGGTACTGGTCGACGGTGTTCCTCTCGCCTCCTCTACACCGGAACCATCCTCACTCACACTCTTCGCAAGCGGGGCCCTTGGCATATTTGAACTGGTGCGCCGTCGTCTACAGGGGCCGGACGATGACCAGCATTGGGGGACAGGCTGAGGCAGTTGTTGTTCTCAGTTAGGATTTGGGAGTGGTCAAGGAGAATGTTGAGATGAGTTCGTCACATGAGTCGGCGGGTTGGTTGGAACGGTGGTGGCAGCTGCTGGTGATCGTTTTTGGGTTGATCTTCGTCACGATCCTGGTGACATTTTCGCCGACGATCTAAGGCCCTTAGGCCGGGTAACAAACCCGCTCAGACAAGCTATCAACAACAAAATGCCCAACACATTCCTCGTAACAGGGAAGACTGTGTGGGGCTTTGCATTGCGCAATCGATTCGCGCCGGCGTTCGCTGGCGAAGCCAATAACCTTGTCAAGCCCCCAAACCTTATAACGGCCAGAAAACAAGCAAGATAGACGTGGCCTAATCATTCAATCCAATCTGTTCTAATAGAAGTAGGGATAAGCGGAGACATTCCGTATCTTGTGCGGTCTGATCTGGATGAGTACCCGAAGCCTAAGTCCAGACCTAAAGTATCTGCTTTGAAGACTTTGGGAATTATTGCCGGGGGGTAGGGGGTACCCCACAAAGTCCGCCGC encodes:
- a CDS encoding pyridoxal phosphate-dependent aminotransferase, with product MSQLLNDPAACSLLTRRSFLRSATATLAAAPILTEAHFALAAAREAGVPEFTMQGIYLDANENPLGPCEHARKAIADIIPNGGRYAPPLYFDLMKLYAEQMGVPVDYVMVYDGSSPPLHYSVLAFTSATRSLVCANPTYEAAQRAAEINRATVHAVPLAKDHSHDVEAMLKADNNPGVIYICNPNNPTGTITSKEQIDYAVAKKHGDTIILVDEAYIHLSDATSAIDHVKAGKDVVILRTFSKIYGLAGIRCGFAIGRPELLKKLLDYGQSPMPITGMIAAQASLLDTQLVPTRKKLIADTRNNTFAWLKQNDYSFIPSQSNCFMIDVKRPGVQIRQLMAQDGVHIGRSWSVWPTYVRVTVGLPSEMDAFKTSFKKAMDTPATAFNEDLRARRNRDGLFA
- a CDS encoding M56 family metallopeptidase; its protein translation is MSDLHRFVLTYILNSIWQVPLVAIVAVGCMALLRKGSFSIQHRLWVAALVAAFLLPLASASGWFTFLAHPASGHLRSKAAPTMTLFLDGESAVSSFGAHQSSSWFAASAANAVILIWMGFVLYRMASLAWGWRRTLTIVRGGRTAVLPDAIDELWKTSQARFGLTKSSLLISNQIATPATLGAKRPVVLLPSGLLLTASEHEFAAIFAHESAHIQRCDFLWNILYEVLAIPIVYHPMTRMLRSRIADSRELVCDELAANELGNTAVYARSLIRIAESLSSASAPAPALGIFEGHNLEKRVITLIDRGPRLSRLATVMIVTCCSMLFGASCLAASAFNFQPAAIVSEELKPFAGTWHWMFKGKPFITMVLVPEGDHFSGYMTNAFLINDADGTMDAALEPGISPIARTFFAGRVLHIVVQDPRDKQHSDDWIMTLAGPDKAEFFIAEPDRPKNLKTWMAERVSNETTTPGKEINADAIYHVGGGVSAPKLVFSTEPEFPPGHTEKNFSGSCLISFVVNASGSPEQLKVVRSLGSDFDQSALDAVKQYRFEPAMFGGKPVPVGLKIEVAFKRF
- a CDS encoding BlaI/MecI/CopY family transcriptional regulator; translation: MAERKGPSDLLTQLELQIMQVLWANGPSNVQTVQEALNSDPPLAYTTVQTMLNVLERKKKVRRRLRGRAYEYKAVVTHEAASRHAVRDMLDRMFGGSVDALLMNLLKDRQLSPEKLAELTERLTREEARQQKEKNHE
- a CDS encoding PmoA family protein, coding for MRRLLLGCALVMSAMSVANAAAKGVQVVADESHQRVDITIDGKPFTSYVWPSTLKKPVLYPLIAADGVTVTRGYPLAPRDGERVDHPHHAGMWFNYGNVDGFDFWNNSDAIKPEDRGKMGSIHHQKIVSAKSGAKGELEVESLWTAGSGKDVLKQTTKYVFWQKGDARYIDTEVTLTALDKVVFHDDKEGLLGIRVAHFLESATEKGGTFADASGRPTPVASGTAGATGVYLTSEGKKGDAVWSTRGKWCELTGTDADGHVESIAILDHTKNPNYPTYWHARGYGLFAANPLGQKIFDPKAAQLDYTIEKGQSATFRYRVIVMDHAADATEMNQQQAAFEGAA
- a CDS encoding Gfo/Idh/MocA family protein; this translates as MALQDKSRREFVKIGAAVAGTVATWNATSYAKIVGANDRVRVGVVGCGDRMKQALIPSFHIHAKEMNFEFVAISDLWNKRREDGVAYIQKICGTKVDTVRNNDELYARNDVDAVLIATADFQHAQHGVEAVKAGRDAYVEKPLAHTMKDARAIRDTVHASKQVVQIGTQRRSTPSYQKAYEYIKSGKFGDIVMVEMTWNVNQPGRWRRPDVVPLLKEEDTDWKRYLLDLPHEPFDARKYLEFRLFWPYSSGIPDQWLVHQIDTVHWFSGYPHPRSVVANGGNYLWHDGRKNWDTMTAVFDYGPEDDLTKGFQVQYSSRFTNSAGGVKELYYSNAGMLDMDKQTVTPTGGLTAKSAAEMKMEANLLEPFSLSKAVEETSTSANTGADNQTSANMRNWMECVRSRKTPNASVDAGYSHSVALCMNIAAIQTGQKVTFNDKTQQVMVGGKVYA
- the mutL gene encoding DNA mismatch repair endonuclease MutL, producing MGRIRILSDLVANQIAAGEVVERPASVVKELLENSLDAGATRIRIEVEAGGRKLIRIADNGHGMVKDDALLAFERHATSKLRTSDDLLSIATLGFRGEALPSIASVSRLTLETRSSEDDSGTVVEIAGGNILRVEDAGLPTGTTITIRDLFFNTPARRKFLKSEQTELSHIAALVTHYALAHPTKHFELHSATQALLIAPAVPNAADRLFQIFGKDTSNFMLPTAAELDFTRAGLPEPPPWKREIDYTPPDPGYLRITGFVSKPELQKLNRNAIYVFVNQRLVRDKLILHALTEAYRNIIPPTSFPVVLLFLEMPPQEVDVNVHPAKTEVRFRQSAFVHDFVRDTVRTVLMQARPAASFATALNSPHGPESSLLIDVSPLPGGPEPPIFDPTREAVSFDSADATDTAQWEPTSSGITTKSPGLTLAAPMVPPSPGRFAFPGHSIPVGYDTTEPTYEPATPQQADTLYALTTLKPLGQLRDSFILATNEEGLWIIDQHVAHERILFEKVLRERDTEQVQRQRLLMPLLIDLLPAQMITFAEIAEELERNGFEAEPFGPRTLAIKAAPVGLEGTELERMLEEVLAVPDRNQQTENSEARRRRIAASIACHAAIKINQPLDAAKIDWLLKELAKTEHPTACPHGRPIALRYSHKDIAKAFQRI
- a CDS encoding PEP-CTERM sorting domain-containing protein, with the translated sequence MRSSFRSVLLVVGLVLSASCFVHADTITISFSEYATGTVGGQSFTNQLLTYSGSFTTVQLAACQVDPSFNCVEAPGEIFFELMNGLTTTFTVGGLGTFTGTGRDDVDFDYSGSLTSIAPRFGGDFDHFLVIPTTPSFLGSTCVMNFPPFYCPIYAATSGGDLILTSVGDTYSTEVLVDGVPLASSTPEPSSLTLFASGALGIFELVRRRLQGPDDDQHWGTG